The following coding sequences are from one Ruminococcus flavefaciens AE3010 window:
- a CDS encoding DUF805 domain-containing protein, whose product MRCRYCNYENKEGDRYCENCGASLEALSGAMDDISAIPAPTSSSADSQSSDIQSGSYDQSNSYGQPNNYGQPNNYGQPSGYGQSSNYGQSNNYGQSNNYGQSNNYGQSNNYGQSNNYGQPSGYGQPSGYGQPNGYGQPNGYGQQGVYQGPIYGFDSTYGQYNESDESPKFVGFGEAIKLYFINYVNFRGRSTRSEYWFSYLFVFIIGCGVTFITSMLRAALGEDGEVIGTILSGIESLVFLIPNFSAQVRRLHDIGRSGWWALGTVFIALGALVLMIFSGAMGSLEAFFGFMCFAMLFLLAYCILIIVFMCLPSDGPNKWGLPAKPKMYM is encoded by the coding sequence ATGAGATGCAGATACTGCAACTATGAAAACAAAGAGGGTGACAGATACTGTGAAAACTGTGGTGCGTCACTGGAAGCATTGTCGGGGGCAATGGACGATATTTCCGCAATTCCCGCACCAACTTCTTCATCGGCCGACAGTCAGAGCTCTGACATTCAGTCAGGCAGCTATGACCAGTCAAACAGCTACGGACAGCCCAATAACTATGGACAGCCCAATAACTATGGACAGCCAAGCGGCTACGGACAGTCAAGCAACTACGGGCAGTCCAACAACTACGGGCAGTCCAACAACTACGGACAGTCCAATAACTACGGTCAGTCAAACAACTACGGACAGTCAAACAACTATGGTCAGCCAAGCGGCTATGGTCAGCCAAGCGGCTATGGTCAGCCAAATGGCTACGGTCAGCCAAATGGCTATGGTCAGCAGGGTGTGTATCAGGGACCTATCTACGGCTTCGACAGCACCTACGGTCAGTACAACGAGAGCGACGAAAGCCCTAAGTTTGTAGGTTTCGGCGAGGCAATAAAGCTCTACTTCATCAACTATGTGAACTTCAGAGGACGCTCCACAAGAAGCGAATACTGGTTCTCTTATCTTTTCGTATTCATTATAGGCTGCGGTGTAACCTTTATAACTTCTATGCTCAGAGCAGCCTTGGGAGAAGACGGCGAGGTCATCGGAACGATCCTCAGCGGAATCGAGTCCCTTGTATTCCTGATACCAAATTTCTCAGCACAGGTCAGAAGACTTCACGATATAGGCAGATCAGGCTGGTGGGCATTGGGTACAGTGTTCATAGCACTGGGTGCACTTGTATTAATGATATTCTCGGGAGCAATGGGCAGTCTGGAAGCATTTTTTGGATTTATGTGCTTCGCAATGCTGTTCCTGCTGGCATACTGTATTCTTATCATTGTATTTATGTGCCTGCCCAGTGACGGTCCCAACAAGTGGGGCTTACCTGCAAAGCCAAAGATGTATATGTAA
- a CDS encoding DUF6483 family protein encodes MFEQDFIMRQIKEITAVIAKVLFGADNVEQAFYMLQEVERQKAFALVETMRSGEPEKAVGELDRLSDSNTKENLMIGLEFYAQLSDMDEEYFIKNGYSFGKAREDFQHFAEKFGVEQMTELYFGKDDDK; translated from the coding sequence ATGTTTGAACAGGATTTCATCATGCGGCAGATAAAGGAGATAACTGCTGTTATCGCAAAGGTATTATTCGGCGCCGATAATGTGGAGCAGGCGTTCTATATGCTCCAAGAGGTGGAAAGGCAGAAGGCGTTCGCCCTTGTGGAAACCATGCGCAGCGGCGAGCCCGAGAAAGCCGTCGGAGAGCTGGACAGGCTTTCCGACAGCAATACCAAGGAAAACCTTATGATAGGTCTGGAGTTCTACGCGCAGCTCAGCGATATGGACGAGGAATATTTTATCAAAAACGGCTACAGCTTCGGAAAGGCAAGAGAGGACTTTCAGCACTTTGCCGAGAAGTTCGGCGTTGAGCAGATGACGGAGCTTTATTTCGGGAAAGATGATGATAAATAA
- the dnaJ gene encoding molecular chaperone DnaJ, whose amino-acid sequence MAEKRDYYEVLGLQKGASEDEIKKAFRKKARENHPDLHPDDPSYVEKFQEINEANEVLSDPEKRARYDQFGHAGVDPSYGGGAGGMDGFGGFADMDDILGSIFGGFGFGGGSKRSNANAPRRGADIQDTVSITFMEACTGKKQDIKVNRMCVCENCKGSGAEPGTQPDICPDCQGRGTIKATQRTPFGAISSTKPCPHCGGKGKIIKSPCSKCRGVGRIRVQKNVSIDIPAGIDDGQTLRVGGQGDCGVNGGPNGDLLVGINVKSHPIFRREGYDIYCDIPVTYMEAVLGAEITVPTIDGDVKYTIGEGTQTGTIFRLKGKGVTRLHRTDRGNQYVKIYVEVPKNLSKKQKDLLKQFEESLTDKNYAKRQSFFEKLRSKLDF is encoded by the coding sequence ATGGCTGAAAAAAGAGATTATTATGAAGTACTCGGGTTGCAGAAAGGTGCTTCCGAGGACGAGATAAAAAAAGCCTTCCGTAAAAAGGCAAGAGAAAACCACCCTGATCTTCACCCCGACGACCCGTCATACGTGGAGAAGTTTCAGGAGATAAACGAGGCTAACGAGGTCCTCTCAGACCCCGAAAAGCGTGCCCGCTACGACCAGTTCGGTCATGCAGGCGTTGACCCCAGCTACGGCGGCGGTGCAGGCGGCATGGACGGCTTCGGCGGCTTTGCGGATATGGACGATATCCTCGGCAGTATCTTCGGCGGCTTCGGCTTCGGCGGCGGCTCAAAGCGCTCCAACGCCAATGCTCCCAGAAGAGGTGCGGATATACAGGATACTGTGTCTATCACCTTTATGGAAGCATGCACAGGCAAAAAGCAGGACATCAAGGTAAACCGTATGTGTGTATGCGAGAACTGTAAGGGCTCGGGCGCAGAACCCGGTACACAGCCCGATATCTGTCCCGACTGTCAGGGCAGAGGTACCATAAAGGCTACACAGCGTACTCCGTTCGGCGCTATATCCTCGACTAAGCCATGTCCGCACTGCGGCGGAAAGGGCAAGATAATCAAGAGCCCCTGCAGCAAGTGCCGCGGCGTAGGCCGTATCAGAGTTCAGAAGAATGTTTCCATTGATATCCCCGCAGGTATCGACGACGGACAGACACTCCGCGTAGGCGGTCAGGGCGACTGCGGCGTAAACGGCGGTCCCAACGGTGATCTTCTCGTTGGCATCAATGTAAAGTCACACCCCATTTTCAGACGTGAGGGCTACGACATATACTGCGATATCCCTGTTACTTATATGGAAGCCGTTCTCGGCGCGGAGATAACCGTGCCCACTATCGACGGCGATGTTAAATATACCATTGGCGAGGGTACTCAGACAGGTACTATCTTCCGTCTCAAGGGCAAGGGCGTTACACGTCTCCACCGCACAGACCGCGGCAACCAGTACGTGAAGATATATGTTGAAGTTCCCAAGAACCTGTCCAAGAAGCAGAAAGACCTGCTGAAGCAGTTCGAGGAGTCCCTTACCGACAAGAACTACGCTAAGCGCCAGAGCTTCTTCGAGAAGCTCCGCTCAAAACTGGATTTTTGA
- the dnaK gene encoding molecular chaperone DnaK: MGKIIGIDLGTTNSCVAVMEGGNAVVIPNSEGARTTPSVVAFTNNGERLVGQVAKRQAITNHDRTVSSIKRHMGSDYKVSIDGKNYTPQEISAMILQKLKADAEAYLGEPVTEAVITVPAYFTDSQRQATKDAGQIAGLTVKRIINEPTAAALSYGIDKEEEQTVMVYDLGGGTFDVSIIEMGEDVQQVLATAGNNRLGGDDFDQRIINWIVDEFKKTEGIDLSADKMAAQRLKDAAEKSKIELSSTTTSNINIPFITVDASGTPKHLDLTLTQAKFNELTADLVEATMGPVRQALSDSGLNISEINKVLMVGGSSRIPAVQEAVKKLIGKEPFKGINPDECVALGAAYQGGVLGGDVKNGLLLLDVTPLSLGIETAGGVCTRMIERNTTIPTKKSQVFSTYADNQPAVDINVLQGEREFARDNKQLGTFRLDGIAPAPRGIPQIEVTFDIDQNGIVHVSAKDMGTGKEQNITITSSTNMSKDDIDKAVKEAEQYAAEDKKRREAVDNKNEAENLVFQCEKALADFGDKVSADEKSNIEAKCTALKSAIEANNDSEIKSLKEELQKAFYDLSAKIYQQAAPNGAAGAQGIDPSQFANMGGAADAGAQGGNDDGVVDADFTEV, encoded by the coding sequence ATGGGAAAAATTATTGGTATCGATCTTGGTACAACTAACTCTTGCGTAGCTGTTATGGAGGGTGGTAACGCTGTAGTTATCCCCAACAGCGAGGGTGCAAGAACAACTCCTTCCGTTGTTGCTTTCACAAACAACGGCGAGCGTCTCGTAGGTCAGGTGGCTAAGAGACAGGCTATCACAAACCACGACAGAACAGTTTCTTCTATCAAGAGACACATGGGTTCTGATTATAAAGTTTCTATCGACGGCAAGAATTACACTCCTCAGGAGATCTCAGCTATGATACTCCAGAAGCTCAAGGCTGACGCAGAGGCTTACCTCGGCGAGCCTGTAACAGAGGCAGTTATCACAGTTCCTGCTTACTTCACAGATTCACAGAGACAGGCTACTAAGGACGCAGGTCAGATCGCAGGTCTTACCGTTAAGCGTATCATCAACGAGCCTACAGCAGCTGCTCTTTCCTACGGTATCGACAAGGAAGAGGAGCAGACCGTAATGGTTTACGACCTGGGCGGCGGTACCTTCGATGTATCTATCATCGAAATGGGCGAGGACGTTCAGCAGGTACTTGCTACAGCAGGCAACAACCGTCTCGGCGGTGACGACTTCGACCAGCGTATCATCAACTGGATCGTTGATGAGTTCAAGAAGACTGAGGGCATCGACCTTTCAGCTGACAAGATGGCTGCTCAGAGACTCAAGGACGCTGCTGAAAAGTCCAAGATAGAGCTTTCATCTACAACAACATCAAATATCAATATCCCGTTCATCACAGTTGACGCTTCGGGCACACCTAAGCACCTCGACCTTACACTTACACAGGCTAAGTTCAACGAGCTCACAGCCGATCTGGTTGAGGCAACAATGGGACCTGTAAGACAGGCTCTCAGCGACAGCGGTCTCAACATCTCAGAGATCAACAAGGTGCTCATGGTGGGTGGTTCTTCAAGAATCCCTGCTGTACAGGAAGCTGTTAAGAAGCTCATCGGCAAGGAGCCGTTCAAGGGCATCAACCCTGACGAGTGCGTAGCTCTCGGTGCTGCATATCAGGGCGGCGTTCTCGGCGGCGACGTTAAGAACGGTCTCCTCCTCCTCGATGTAACTCCGCTTTCACTTGGTATCGAGACAGCAGGCGGCGTTTGCACAAGAATGATCGAAAGAAATACAACTATCCCTACAAAGAAGTCGCAGGTGTTCTCAACATACGCTGACAATCAGCCTGCTGTTGATATCAATGTACTTCAGGGTGAGCGTGAGTTCGCACGCGACAACAAGCAGCTGGGTACTTTCCGTCTCGACGGTATCGCTCCTGCTCCAAGAGGAATCCCTCAGATCGAAGTAACATTCGATATCGACCAGAACGGTATCGTTCACGTATCCGCTAAGGATATGGGCACAGGCAAGGAGCAGAACATCACTATCACTTCTTCCACAAACATGTCCAAGGACGACATCGACAAGGCTGTCAAGGAAGCTGAGCAGTACGCTGCTGAGGATAAGAAGCGCCGTGAGGCTGTTGACAACAAGAACGAGGCTGAGAACCTTGTATTCCAGTGCGAAAAGGCTCTTGCAGACTTCGGCGACAAGGTATCCGCTGACGAGAAGTCCAATATCGAGGCTAAGTGCACAGCACTCAAGTCTGCTATCGAGGCTAACAACGATTCCGAGATCAAGTCCCTCAAGGAAGAACTCCAGAAGGCATTCTATGACCTCTCTGCTAAGATCTACCAGCAGGCAGCTCCTAACGGTGCAGCAGGCGCACAGGGTATTGATCCTTCACAGTTCGCTAACATGGGCGGTGCTGCTGACGCAGGCGCTCAGGGCGGTAACGACGACGGAGTAGTTGACGCAGACTTCACAGAGGTTTGA
- the grpE gene encoding nucleotide exchange factor GrpE, translating to MEENEKDTELLEEDIPEETDENADALDEADAASEYNDSAAQFADMEDALAEANDKYLRLFAEYDNYRKRTAKEKTETYQNASVQCVEKLLPVLDSFERSLEAECADENFKNGMSMIYNQFKNFLTQMNVTEIEALGAEFDPNVHNAIQQLDGTDYASNYVCQVFQKGYMLGDKLVRPAMVAVAV from the coding sequence ATGGAAGAAAACGAGAAGGACACGGAGCTCCTTGAGGAGGATATCCCCGAGGAGACAGATGAAAACGCCGATGCCCTCGACGAGGCTGACGCAGCCAGCGAGTACAACGACTCCGCCGCACAGTTCGCGGATATGGAGGACGCTCTTGCAGAGGCAAACGACAAGTACCTGAGGTTATTCGCGGAGTACGACAACTACCGCAAGAGAACAGCCAAGGAAAAGACGGAGACGTATCAGAACGCTTCCGTACAGTGCGTTGAGAAGCTTCTCCCCGTGCTGGACAGCTTTGAGAGATCACTTGAAGCTGAATGTGCAGACGAGAACTTCAAGAATGGCATGAGCATGATATACAATCAGTTCAAGAATTTCCTTACACAGATGAACGTTACCGAGATAGAAGCTCTCGGGGCGGAATTCGACCCCAACGTTCACAACGCCATACAGCAGCTTGACGGGACCGATTACGCAAGCAATTATGTTTGTCAGGTGTTCCAGAAGGGCTATATGCTCGGCGACAAGCTTGTAAGACCTGCTATGGTGGCAGTGGCTGTTTAG
- the hrcA gene encoding heat-inducible transcriptional repressor HrcA: MDDRKLRILAAVVDEYVRTGEPVGSKSISKLENINVSSATIRNDMAALEQMGYLEQPHTSAGRVPTFKGYRLYIDELMTPHDLPDEEKRMLDEMLGDKDTPEELLVQNAATALTEITHCAAVVTNAVPRFSVISKVEVIPTGKRLYVILLITSNGSIKNKACRLEFDLSHEQLDFFTHYIEENLSGVSVDDLSEEMFDKMVAAVSAYMVSLSPLVKGICELSEDLRQQELTVSGSEKLLSCEELDKMEVVRFIEHKDGLSELLENAFSGIQVKFSSENDSFAIGNSSLIVSKYRKGGKEAGSLGVIGPMRVDYKKIIPYVEYLTQKISALMDGDDDIINAPSDTQEP; encoded by the coding sequence GTGGACGACAGAAAGCTCAGAATACTTGCTGCTGTGGTTGACGAATATGTCAGAACGGGCGAACCCGTCGGCTCGAAATCGATCTCGAAGCTTGAAAATATCAATGTTTCCTCTGCTACTATCAGAAATGATATGGCAGCTCTCGAACAGATGGGCTATCTGGAGCAGCCCCATACCTCGGCAGGACGAGTTCCCACCTTCAAGGGCTACAGGCTGTACATCGACGAGCTCATGACACCGCACGATCTTCCCGATGAGGAAAAGCGCATGCTGGACGAAATGCTGGGCGATAAGGATACTCCCGAGGAGCTCCTTGTACAGAACGCAGCTACTGCTCTCACCGAGATAACTCACTGTGCCGCAGTAGTCACTAACGCTGTTCCGAGATTTTCGGTAATATCAAAGGTAGAGGTGATACCTACGGGCAAGCGCCTGTATGTCATACTCCTCATAACCTCAAACGGAAGCATTAAAAACAAGGCTTGCAGACTGGAATTCGACCTCAGCCACGAACAGCTTGATTTCTTTACACATTATATAGAAGAGAACCTCAGCGGCGTCTCCGTAGACGATCTCTCTGAGGAAATGTTCGACAAAATGGTGGCGGCAGTAAGCGCCTACATGGTGTCCCTTTCGCCCCTTGTCAAGGGAATATGCGAGCTCTCCGAGGACCTGCGCCAGCAGGAGCTCACCGTCAGCGGAAGCGAAAAGCTTCTGTCCTGCGAGGAGCTTGACAAAATGGAAGTCGTAAGATTCATCGAACACAAGGACGGTCTTTCGGAGCTCCTTGAAAATGCATTCAGCGGCATACAGGTAAAGTTCAGCTCTGAAAACGACAGCTTCGCAATAGGCAATTCAAGCCTGATAGTCTCCAAGTACCGCAAAGGCGGCAAGGAGGCAGGCTCTCTGGGCGTCATAGGTCCCATGAGAGTGGACTACAAAAAGATAATCCCTTACGTCGAGTACCTGACGCAGAAGATATCTGCTCTCATGGACGGCGACGATGACATTATAAATGCTCCGTCAGACACACAGGAGCCATAG
- a CDS encoding folate family ECF transporter S component, with translation MAVNNKGAAIKSDIRLFGSTRILIVAALLVAMSIVLGKFGAINIGNSIRIGFGGMPIQMAGIFFGPVIGAVVGLVADVAGCILKGYSINPIITLGSTCIGLVSGLMFHYALKPMKKVLLPKIAISTVAAHAVGSMLITSIGLYAYYHTPFETLILRVPIYLITAAVETAVIYLMLKNKAFSSELDKVRRK, from the coding sequence ATGGCTGTAAACAACAAAGGCGCTGCAATAAAGTCAGATATCAGACTTTTCGGCAGCACAAGGATCCTGATCGTTGCCGCACTTCTTGTGGCAATGAGCATCGTGCTTGGTAAATTCGGTGCTATCAATATCGGAAACAGTATCCGTATAGGCTTCGGCGGTATGCCAATACAAATGGCAGGTATATTCTTCGGACCTGTTATCGGCGCAGTCGTGGGACTTGTTGCCGATGTAGCGGGCTGTATCCTCAAGGGATACTCCATAAATCCCATAATCACACTGGGCTCTACATGTATCGGTCTTGTGTCGGGACTTATGTTCCACTACGCTCTCAAACCAATGAAGAAGGTGCTTCTGCCCAAGATAGCTATATCTACAGTTGCCGCTCACGCTGTGGGCTCAATGCTCATAACCTCTATCGGTCTTTACGCTTACTATCACACACCCTTTGAGACGCTGATACTCCGCGTGCCGATCTACCTTATAACAGCAGCTGTCGAGACAGCTGTCATCTACCTCATGCTCAAAAACAAGGCGTTCTCGTCGGAGCTTGACAAGGTAAGAAGAAAATGA
- a CDS encoding bifunctional folylpolyglutamate synthase/dihydrofolate synthase, whose amino-acid sequence MNYTEALGYMKKAAERGSVLGLSRITELLRRMGDPQDKVKTVHIAGTNGKGSFGAMLTSVLKSAGYTVGGFSSPAITKVTDSFRINGEEISEQDFADLIGGIAPICESMDEKPTEFEVLTVAAFQLFADRGCDMALVECGMGGDLDSTNVIKAPVLSVITNVQKDHSAFLGDTIAEIASHKCGIIKAGRPVYFGGNSEEAYEIAADTAKKLGCELFIPDYSQFSWSEDNCTIEGAELTYKGQELHIPLLGTYQFENAVNVLSCVEILRREGIDIPETAVRDGLANVKWHGRFEVISREPLIIYDGAHNPDGIRCAADSIRRCFGVKKVVLLIGVMADKEYGLYADMLGELTETAFAVKPDNPRALDSKALAQALNARGMKTAPYDDYTSGVRAAYDYVKQHDLPLIALGSLYMYQQFTDALKDIMI is encoded by the coding sequence ATGAACTACACCGAAGCACTTGGCTATATGAAAAAGGCTGCCGAGCGCGGCAGCGTACTGGGATTATCCCGTATAACAGAGCTTCTCCGCCGCATGGGCGACCCCCAGGACAAAGTAAAGACTGTCCATATCGCAGGCACAAACGGCAAGGGCTCTTTCGGAGCCATGCTCACATCGGTACTGAAAAGCGCAGGCTATACAGTTGGAGGCTTCTCCTCGCCAGCCATAACCAAGGTCACGGACAGCTTCCGCATAAACGGCGAGGAGATATCCGAGCAGGACTTTGCCGACCTTATAGGCGGTATAGCTCCCATATGCGAGAGCATGGACGAAAAGCCCACCGAGTTTGAAGTCCTTACCGTGGCGGCTTTTCAGCTTTTCGCGGACAGGGGCTGCGATATGGCACTTGTTGAGTGCGGAATGGGCGGCGACCTTGATTCCACCAATGTTATAAAAGCTCCCGTACTGTCGGTAATAACCAATGTCCAGAAGGACCACAGCGCTTTCCTCGGAGACACTATCGCCGAAATAGCTTCACATAAGTGCGGCATAATCAAGGCCGGCAGACCCGTTTACTTCGGCGGCAACAGCGAGGAAGCCTATGAGATAGCCGCCGATACCGCAAAGAAGCTGGGCTGTGAGCTGTTTATCCCCGATTATTCTCAGTTCTCATGGTCTGAGGACAACTGCACTATCGAGGGCGCAGAGCTGACCTACAAGGGTCAGGAGCTCCATATACCTCTCCTTGGCACATACCAGTTTGAGAACGCTGTAAACGTGCTGAGCTGTGTGGAGATACTCCGCAGAGAGGGCATTGATATCCCCGAAACTGCAGTCCGCGATGGACTTGCAAATGTAAAATGGCACGGGCGCTTTGAGGTCATAAGCAGGGAACCACTTATCATATACGACGGCGCTCACAATCCCGACGGCATACGCTGTGCCGCGGACAGTATCCGCAGGTGCTTCGGCGTCAAAAAAGTTGTGCTCCTCATCGGCGTCATGGCTGACAAGGAGTACGGGCTCTACGCGGATATGCTGGGAGAGCTTACAGAGACTGCCTTTGCGGTCAAGCCCGATAATCCCCGTGCACTGGACAGCAAAGCACTTGCGCAGGCGCTCAACGCAAGGGGAATGAAGACCGCTCCCTATGACGACTATACTTCGGGAGTAAGGGCTGCATATGACTATGTAAAGCAGCATGATTTGCCGCTTATAGCGCTGGGCTCACTGTATATGTATCAGCAGTTCACAGACGCATTGAAAGATATAATGATATAA
- a CDS encoding RNA polymerase sigma factor: MDNGASSYRRFLDGDRNSFTELVTEYWDGLTLYLSGFACSITEAEEFAEEVFLKLYADKPKFAGKSSFKTWLYAIGRNTVLNMLRKRRKVRELPLDDFYEASDKEDIEKNHIHDENKRLLYGAMAELHGDYRQVLYLVYFENFGVAETAEIMHKNEKQVSNLLYRAKAALKKNLEKEGFEYEEL; the protein is encoded by the coding sequence ATGGATAACGGTGCAAGTAGCTACCGCCGTTTCCTTGATGGTGACAGAAATTCTTTTACCGAACTGGTCACGGAGTACTGGGACGGTCTTACACTATATCTTTCAGGCTTTGCTTGCAGCATCACCGAAGCCGAGGAATTCGCCGAGGAGGTCTTTCTCAAGCTCTATGCGGACAAACCGAAGTTCGCGGGAAAGAGCTCCTTCAAGACGTGGCTCTATGCTATCGGGCGCAATACCGTGCTGAATATGCTGAGGAAGCGCCGTAAGGTACGGGAACTGCCCCTTGATGATTTCTATGAGGCGTCCGACAAAGAGGATATAGAAAAGAATCATATACACGACGAGAACAAAAGACTGCTGTACGGCGCTATGGCGGAGCTCCACGGCGATTACAGGCAGGTATTGTATCTGGTATATTTTGAGAATTTCGGAGTTGCCGAAACGGCTGAGATAATGCATAAGAACGAAAAGCAGGTAAGCAATCTTCTGTACCGCGCAAAGGCGGCGCTGAAGAAAAATCTTGAAAAGGAGGGCTTTGAGTATGAGGAGCTATGA
- a CDS encoding TrpB-like pyridoxal phosphate-dependent enzyme produces MSDERIPYKIYLEENELPKQWYNVRADMKKKPAPLLNPATGQPCTLEDLSHVFCEELAKQELDETTPYVDIPQEIQDFYKMFRPSPLVRAYFLEKKLGTPAKIYYKFEGNNTSGSHKLNSAIAQAYYAKKQGLKGVTTETGAGQWGTALSMACSYFDLDCNVYMVKVSYEQKPFRREVMRTYGANVTPSPSNTTEVGRKILEEFPGTGGSLGCAISEAVEAATTKEGYRYVLGSVLAQVLLHQSIIGLEAKAAMDKYNIKPDIIIGCAGGGSNLGGLISPFMGEKLRGEADYRFIAVEPASCPSLTRGTYAYDFCDTGKVCPLQKMYTLGSGFMPSPNHAGGLRYHGMSATLSELYDQGLMEATSVEQTAVFEAAEMFARVEGILPAPESSHAIRIAIDEALKCKETGEEKTILFGLTGTGYFDMYAYGAYNDGTMSDYVPTDEEIAKSIANLPKING; encoded by the coding sequence ATGTCAGATGAGAGAATCCCTTACAAAATCTATCTTGAGGAGAATGAGCTCCCTAAGCAGTGGTACAATGTACGCGCTGATATGAAGAAGAAGCCCGCTCCCCTCCTTAACCCGGCTACAGGTCAGCCCTGTACATTAGAGGACCTCAGCCACGTTTTCTGCGAGGAGCTTGCTAAGCAGGAGCTGGACGAGACTACACCCTATGTTGATATCCCGCAGGAGATACAGGACTTCTACAAGATGTTCCGTCCCTCTCCTCTTGTAAGAGCTTACTTCCTTGAGAAGAAGCTTGGTACCCCCGCTAAGATCTACTACAAGTTCGAGGGCAACAACACCAGCGGAAGCCACAAGCTCAACTCCGCTATCGCTCAGGCTTACTACGCTAAGAAGCAGGGTCTCAAGGGCGTTACTACAGAGACAGGTGCAGGTCAGTGGGGGACAGCTCTTTCAATGGCTTGCTCATACTTCGACCTGGACTGCAACGTTTACATGGTTAAGGTAAGCTACGAGCAGAAGCCATTCCGCCGTGAGGTAATGCGTACATACGGCGCAAACGTAACTCCTTCTCCTTCAAACACAACTGAGGTAGGAAGAAAAATCCTTGAGGAATTCCCAGGCACAGGCGGAAGCCTTGGCTGCGCTATCTCTGAGGCTGTTGAGGCTGCTACAACAAAGGAAGGCTACCGCTACGTTCTCGGAAGCGTTCTTGCACAGGTACTCCTCCACCAGTCTATCATCGGTCTTGAAGCAAAGGCTGCTATGGACAAGTACAACATCAAGCCCGACATCATCATCGGCTGCGCAGGCGGCGGTTCAAACCTCGGCGGACTTATCTCACCATTCATGGGCGAAAAGCTCCGCGGCGAAGCTGATTATCGCTTCATCGCTGTTGAGCCTGCTTCATGCCCGAGCCTTACAAGAGGTACATACGCTTACGACTTCTGCGACACAGGTAAGGTTTGCCCTCTCCAGAAGATGTACACACTGGGCAGCGGCTTCATGCCTTCACCTAACCACGCAGGCGGTCTCCGTTACCACGGCATGAGCGCTACACTCTCAGAGCTCTACGATCAGGGTCTCATGGAGGCTACTTCCGTTGAGCAGACAGCTGTATTCGAGGCTGCTGAGATGTTCGCAAGAGTTGAGGGTATACTTCCTGCTCCCGAGAGCAGCCACGCTATCCGCATTGCTATCGACGAGGCACTCAAGTGCAAGGAGACAGGCGAGGAGAAGACTATCCTCTTCGGTCTTACAGGTACAGGTTACTTTGATATGTACGCTTACGGCGCATACAACGACGGTACAATGAGCGATTATGTCCCAACAGATGAGGAGATCGCAAAGTCTATCGCAAATCTTCCTAAAATAAACGGCTGA
- a CDS encoding helix-turn-helix domain-containing protein: protein MNSDFARIITLQRKERHISQKQAATDLGISQALLSHYEKGIRECGLNFLVKIADYYNVSCDYLLGRTPEPEGKTITIEDIPDDDGNNSMKMPSPEIINFNRRIINNSISLLFSLAQKANSITLIKEVSSYLMLSVYKLFRIVYNANPHNDQKLFRIPKVIANDSANAIVSMSEANIKAASSGIALDGNDCVDNFDTLYVTTATLQKDYAQYSSSLLNLIKRSEESISRTRAKYRSDIK from the coding sequence ATGAACTCGGATTTCGCAAGAATTATAACACTACAGCGTAAGGAAAGACATATCAGTCAGAAGCAGGCAGCTACCGATTTAGGTATATCACAGGCGCTGCTCTCCCATTATGAAAAGGGGATTCGTGAATGCGGACTGAATTTCCTCGTAAAGATCGCTGATTACTACAATGTATCCTGTGACTATCTTCTCGGAAGAACTCCCGAGCCTGAGGGCAAGACCATCACTATCGAGGATATCCCCGATGACGACGGAAACAACAGCATGAAGATGCCCTCTCCCGAGATCATCAACTTCAACAGAAGGATCATCAACAACTCTATCAGTCTGCTCTTCAGCCTTGCGCAGAAGGCAAACAGCATAACCCTCATCAAGGAGGTATCCTCATACCTCATGCTGTCTGTGTACAAGCTCTTCCGTATCGTTTACAACGCTAACCCTCACAACGACCAGAAGCTTTTCCGCATACCCAAGGTAATTGCAAACGACAGCGCAAATGCTATCGTATCCATGAGCGAAGCCAACATAAAAGCCGCTTCCAGCGGTATCGCCCTTGACGGCAACGACTGCGTAGACAATTTCGATACCCTCTATGTTACAACTGCGACTCTGCAAAAGGATTATGCGCAGTATTCATCATCGCTCCTTAACCTTATCAAGCGCAGTGAGGAGAGTATCTCACGCACCCGTGCGAAGTACAGAAGCGACATCAAGTGA